The following coding sequences lie in one Pseudomonadota bacterium genomic window:
- a CDS encoding AAA family ATPase — protein MADYSTERGTLAWRAEGALVELVRKRRVLVVVGAGGVGKTSVAASLALLAAAHGRRSLVLTIDPARRLASSLGIAALADEPSEVPAAKLAAVGVGGGLLHAAMLEQKRTFDEVVARYATDAATCARVMNNKLYQELSTRLAGGQEYAAMEKLHEVVTGGRYDLVVLDTPPTANAVDFLEAPQKMVALVDGAALQIFLRSYERAGRFSFGLLTRGSAFIFRRLARFVGGAFLDDVAAFFGDMHGLLGGFRQRAATVAELLHQPESGFIIVCTAEPRAALEAVALADRLLESELRASAFVVNRVRTAATTALDEENLREALRAQRIDDATGDEAAPLLARSWAQTQSMAAADAAAIEHLRQRCGAAVPYVQVPLLPGDVHDLEALAALAQQLAAPAP, from the coding sequence ATGGCGGACTATAGCACTGAGCGTGGGACGCTCGCCTGGCGCGCCGAGGGAGCGTTGGTGGAGCTGGTGCGCAAGCGGCGCGTGCTCGTGGTCGTCGGCGCGGGCGGTGTGGGTAAGACCAGCGTGGCGGCGTCACTCGCGCTGCTGGCCGCCGCGCACGGGCGCCGCAGCCTGGTGCTGACCATCGATCCGGCACGCCGGCTCGCCAGCTCGCTGGGAATCGCCGCGCTGGCGGACGAGCCGAGCGAGGTGCCAGCAGCCAAGCTCGCCGCCGTCGGCGTTGGCGGCGGACTGCTGCACGCCGCCATGCTCGAGCAGAAGCGGACCTTCGACGAGGTCGTCGCGCGCTACGCGACGGACGCCGCGACCTGCGCGCGAGTGATGAACAACAAGCTCTACCAGGAGCTCTCGACGCGGCTGGCCGGCGGTCAAGAGTACGCGGCGATGGAGAAGCTGCACGAGGTGGTGACGGGCGGGCGCTACGACCTCGTCGTGCTCGACACCCCGCCGACCGCCAACGCCGTCGACTTTCTCGAGGCGCCGCAAAAAATGGTGGCGCTGGTGGATGGCGCCGCGCTGCAGATCTTCCTGCGCAGCTATGAGCGTGCCGGGCGCTTCAGCTTCGGCCTGCTGACCCGCGGGTCCGCCTTCATCTTTCGTCGCCTCGCGCGCTTCGTCGGCGGCGCCTTCCTCGACGACGTGGCGGCCTTCTTCGGCGACATGCACGGCTTGCTCGGCGGCTTTCGCCAGCGGGCCGCTACCGTCGCCGAGCTGCTCCACCAACCGGAGTCCGGGTTCATCATCGTCTGCACCGCGGAGCCGCGCGCCGCGCTCGAGGCCGTCGCCCTCGCCGACCGGCTGCTCGAGAGCGAGCTCCGGGCTTCGGCCTTCGTGGTCAACCGGGTGCGCACCGCGGCGACGACGGCGCTCGACGAGGAGAATCTGCGCGAGGCGCTGCGCGCGCAGCGGATCGATGACGCCACCGGCGACGAAGCCGCGCCGCTGCTCGCGCGCTCGTGGGCCCAGACCCAGAGCATGGCGGCGGCCGACGCCGCGGCCATCGAGCACTTGCGGCAGCGCTGCGGCGCCGCCGTGCCCTACGTCCAGGTGCCGCTCCTGCCGGGCGACGTGCACGACCTGGAGGCCTTGGCAGCGCTCGCCCAGCAGCTCGCGGCCCCGGCACCTTGA
- a CDS encoding purine-nucleoside phosphorylase, translated as MALWDQVQAAAAAILAQVAPLRPRLGIVLGSGLGAFADRLEAAVAVPYAALPGCAQSTVQGHAGRLVAGRCAGVPVLVMQGRVHRYEGHPLAQVVLPVRALVAAGCSTLVLTNAAGGIRADLAPGRLVLITDHLNLVGDNPLLGPNDERLGPRFPDLSEAYDLTLRAAAHQAAHAAGLTLAEGVYAALSGPCYETPAEIRMLRTLGADVVGMSTVPEVIAARHMGARVLALSCVANAAAGLGGALSHLEVMEVVGRMEQAVTALLTQLVGRLASHDPS; from the coding sequence ATGGCGCTATGGGATCAGGTGCAGGCGGCGGCGGCGGCGATTCTGGCGCAGGTGGCGCCGCTCCGACCGCGGCTGGGAATCGTGCTCGGCTCGGGCTTGGGGGCCTTCGCCGATCGGCTGGAGGCGGCGGTCGCGGTGCCCTACGCGGCGCTTCCGGGCTGCGCCCAAAGCACGGTTCAGGGCCACGCCGGGCGGCTGGTCGCGGGCCGCTGCGCCGGCGTGCCGGTGTTGGTGATGCAGGGGCGCGTCCACCGCTACGAGGGCCATCCCTTGGCGCAGGTCGTCTTGCCCGTGCGAGCCTTGGTCGCGGCGGGCTGCAGCACCCTGGTGCTGACCAACGCCGCTGGTGGCATCCGCGCTGACCTCGCGCCGGGACGCCTCGTGCTGATCACGGACCACCTCAACCTGGTCGGCGACAATCCGCTGCTCGGACCGAACGACGAGCGGCTCGGGCCGCGCTTCCCCGATCTGAGCGAGGCCTACGATCTGACCTTGCGCGCCGCGGCGCATCAGGCCGCGCACGCAGCAGGGTTGACGCTGGCGGAGGGCGTCTACGCCGCGCTGAGCGGGCCATGCTACGAGACCCCGGCCGAGATCCGGATGCTGCGCACCCTGGGTGCCGATGTCGTCGGCATGTCGACGGTGCCCGAGGTGATCGCGGCGCGGCATATGGGCGCGCGGGTGCTCGCGCTCTCTTGCGTCGCCAACGCGGCGGCTGGCCTCGGCGGCGCGCTCTCGCACCTCGAGGTGATGGAGGTCGTCGGTCGGATGGAGCAGGCGGTGACGGCGCTGCTGACCCAACTCGTCGGGCGCCTGGCGAGCCACGACCCGAGCTGA
- the mfd gene encoding transcription-repair coupling factor, which yields MASSRSSGLEREQAIIDALAAGSRVVVLHGAQGAPLALTLTRLAQLAPQRPLLVITADDDGARTLGGDLAFFSAPSSDDATATPAVVVLPAPASSPYAEMAPDRGALLGRMTALFQLQRARDLAREHPLVVCSAPALQRQVVPPQLLAALSLRLTVGATVDRDTLLAQLVAAGYERCPVVDDPGTFAVRGGIVDLFPPLYRYPTRLELLGDEIESLRLFDPATQRTLRRCDEVLVHPVSELLRPAGHDVRGALLALADELHHPTRATRALLDEIEHGHALLGAATLAPAFCAALVPLWRYLPANVCWVLVDPEALQQTFVQQLEHHEQLYRQRLAAGRLAYPPAAFFSAEEAIASASAAEPRLEVRATTQAGDHALSLVAGDNAELIAHLKRARAARGDEIITALTRDLEALRDEGRPVLIAAGDASHSETLRALFEAHGLSPRELPAPTPGALGARGAPLPESAAPQIYLRHGHLSAGFRLPGGWVVIAHDEIFGPKTTRQAPRRAQPGGARADLRELRLGDAVVHSEHGIGRYQGLVQLQVAGVQSDFLLLEYAGGDRLYLPVYRMHQVHRYVGSEGGAPRLDRLGGSTWQKKQRKVAGDVRRIGEELLQLYAQRAALTGHAYPAPGPDFIDFEQTFPFTETPDQLQAIQATLADLTSERPMDRLVCGDVGFGKTEVALRAAYLVAAAGRQVAVLAPTTVLVEQHYRTFRERMAPYPLRVESVSRFRSTRELRQVLADLAAGRVDIVIGTHRLLSADVQFRELGLLVLDEEQRFGVVHKERMKRWRTQVDVLALTATPIPRTLQLSLAGLREISVITTPPQDRLAIRTVLCRWDDAVVANAIRKELGRGGQVFFVHNEVQTIEQCARRVAELVPEARLVIGHGKMDARRLERVMLDFVAGRFDVLVCTTIIEAGLDIPRANTMLVDHADRFGLSQLYQLRGRIGRSHLRAYCFLLLPPFGELSDEARVRLELLQQFTQLGSGFSIASYDLELRGAGDLLGDRQSGHIAAVGFDAYARILEEAVAELRGQPIRRETDPEINAQIAAFIPDDYVEDTGQRLELYQRLSHAASDEAAVGDILAEMRDRYGTAPREVDALGQLMVIKGLAARLRARVVDLGAGRLALTLEADTPLSSQRIRQLVAAPESGFRLLGPARLSRRLRPDEQPQPLAAAQRILHTLLASSR from the coding sequence GTGGCGTCCTCGAGATCCTCTGGGCTGGAGCGCGAACAGGCGATCATCGATGCGCTGGCCGCCGGCTCGCGCGTTGTCGTGCTGCACGGCGCGCAGGGCGCCCCGCTGGCGCTGACGCTGACGCGCCTCGCGCAGCTAGCGCCGCAACGCCCGCTGCTCGTTATCACCGCCGACGACGACGGCGCGCGAACCCTCGGCGGCGACCTCGCGTTCTTCAGCGCGCCGAGCAGTGACGACGCCACCGCGACGCCCGCGGTGGTTGTGCTGCCGGCCCCCGCGAGCTCGCCCTACGCAGAGATGGCCCCGGACCGCGGCGCGCTGCTGGGGCGCATGACGGCGCTCTTCCAGCTCCAACGCGCGCGCGACCTGGCGCGAGAGCATCCGCTCGTCGTCTGCTCGGCGCCAGCGCTGCAACGCCAGGTGGTGCCGCCGCAGCTGCTGGCCGCGCTCTCGTTGCGCTTGACCGTCGGCGCGACCGTCGACCGCGATACGCTGCTGGCGCAGCTCGTCGCCGCGGGCTATGAGCGCTGTCCCGTCGTCGATGATCCTGGGACCTTCGCCGTGCGCGGCGGGATCGTCGATCTCTTCCCGCCGCTATATCGCTACCCGACGCGGCTCGAGCTTCTCGGCGACGAGATCGAGTCGCTCCGACTCTTCGATCCAGCGACCCAGCGCACGCTGCGACGCTGCGACGAGGTGCTGGTGCATCCGGTGAGCGAGTTGCTGCGCCCCGCCGGGCACGACGTGCGCGGCGCGCTGCTGGCGCTTGCCGACGAGCTGCACCATCCAACGCGCGCGACCCGCGCGCTGCTCGACGAGATCGAGCACGGCCACGCGCTGCTCGGCGCCGCCACGCTTGCCCCCGCGTTTTGCGCGGCGTTGGTTCCCCTCTGGCGCTATCTGCCCGCGAACGTCTGCTGGGTCCTCGTCGATCCCGAGGCCCTGCAGCAGACCTTCGTCCAGCAACTCGAGCACCACGAGCAGCTCTATCGGCAGCGCCTCGCCGCCGGGCGCCTGGCCTACCCTCCAGCGGCCTTCTTCAGCGCGGAGGAGGCCATCGCCAGCGCGAGCGCCGCCGAGCCGCGCCTCGAGGTGCGGGCGACGACGCAGGCTGGCGATCACGCCCTCAGCCTCGTCGCCGGCGACAACGCCGAGCTGATCGCCCACCTCAAGCGCGCCCGCGCGGCGCGCGGCGACGAGATCATCACGGCCTTGACCCGCGATCTGGAGGCGCTGCGCGACGAGGGCCGTCCCGTGCTGATCGCCGCCGGTGATGCGAGCCACAGCGAGACGCTGCGCGCGCTCTTCGAGGCCCACGGGCTGAGCCCTCGCGAGTTGCCGGCGCCGACACCCGGCGCGCTTGGCGCGCGCGGCGCTCCGCTACCCGAGTCCGCCGCGCCGCAGATCTACTTGCGCCACGGGCACCTCAGCGCTGGCTTTCGCCTCCCCGGTGGCTGGGTCGTGATCGCCCACGACGAGATCTTCGGCCCCAAGACGACGCGACAGGCGCCGCGACGAGCCCAGCCCGGCGGCGCGCGCGCCGACCTGCGCGAGCTGCGCCTGGGCGACGCGGTCGTGCATAGCGAGCACGGCATCGGCCGCTACCAGGGCCTGGTGCAGCTGCAGGTGGCGGGCGTGCAGAGCGACTTTCTGCTGCTCGAGTATGCCGGCGGCGACCGGCTCTATCTGCCCGTCTATCGCATGCACCAGGTGCACCGCTACGTCGGCTCGGAGGGCGGCGCGCCGCGGCTCGACCGACTCGGTGGCAGCACCTGGCAGAAGAAGCAGCGCAAGGTTGCTGGCGATGTGCGGCGCATCGGCGAGGAGCTGCTGCAGCTCTACGCCCAACGCGCCGCGTTGACGGGGCATGCCTATCCAGCGCCCGGGCCCGACTTCATCGACTTCGAGCAGACCTTTCCCTTCACCGAGACACCCGACCAGCTGCAGGCGATCCAGGCCACGCTCGCGGACCTGACGAGTGAGCGGCCGATGGACCGCCTGGTCTGTGGCGACGTCGGCTTCGGCAAGACCGAGGTCGCGCTGCGGGCTGCGTATCTCGTCGCGGCCGCTGGCCGTCAGGTGGCGGTGCTGGCGCCGACGACGGTGCTCGTCGAGCAGCACTACCGAACCTTTCGCGAGCGGATGGCGCCCTACCCGCTGCGCGTCGAGTCGGTCAGTCGCTTTCGGTCGACGCGCGAGCTGCGCCAGGTGCTCGCCGACCTGGCGGCGGGACGGGTGGACATCGTCATCGGGACACACCGCCTGCTCTCCGCGGATGTGCAGTTCCGCGAGCTCGGGCTGCTGGTGCTCGACGAGGAGCAGCGCTTCGGGGTTGTCCACAAGGAGCGGATGAAGCGCTGGCGAACGCAGGTCGACGTGCTGGCGCTGACCGCGACGCCGATCCCGCGGACGCTTCAGCTCAGCCTGGCAGGCCTGCGCGAGATTTCGGTGATCACCACGCCGCCGCAGGACCGGCTGGCGATCCGCACGGTGCTCTGCCGTTGGGACGACGCCGTCGTCGCCAACGCGATCCGCAAGGAGCTGGGGCGCGGCGGCCAGGTCTTCTTCGTCCACAACGAGGTGCAGACGATCGAGCAGTGCGCGCGGCGCGTGGCCGAGCTCGTGCCGGAGGCGCGGCTCGTGATCGGCCACGGGAAAATGGACGCGCGGCGGCTCGAGCGCGTGATGCTCGACTTCGTCGCCGGCCGCTTCGATGTGCTCGTCTGCACGACGATCATCGAGGCCGGGCTCGACATTCCGCGCGCCAATACGATGCTGGTCGACCACGCCGATCGCTTCGGCCTCAGCCAGCTCTATCAGCTGCGCGGGCGCATCGGTCGCAGCCACCTGCGCGCCTACTGCTTCTTGCTGCTGCCGCCCTTCGGGGAGCTGAGCGACGAGGCCCGCGTGCGGCTCGAGCTGCTGCAGCAGTTCACGCAGCTCGGCAGCGGCTTCTCGATCGCGAGCTACGACCTCGAGCTGCGCGGCGCGGGCGACCTACTGGGCGACCGGCAGTCCGGCCACATCGCCGCGGTCGGCTTCGACGCCTACGCGCGCATTCTCGAGGAAGCGGTCGCCGAGCTGCGAGGGCAGCCGATTCGCCGCGAGACGGACCCCGAGATCAACGCGCAAATCGCGGCCTTCATCCCCGACGATTACGTCGAGGACACCGGCCAGCGCCTCGAACTCTATCAGCGCCTGAGCCACGCCGCGAGCGACGAGGCGGCGGTCGGCGACATCCTCGCCGAGATGCGTGACCGCTACGGTACGGCGCCGCGCGAGGTCGACGCCCTCGGGCAGCTGATGGTGATCAAGGGCCTGGCGGCGCGCCTACGCGCCCGCGTCGTCGACCTCGGCGCCGGTCGGCTGGCCTTGACGCTCGAGGCCGACACTCCGCTCTCGAGCCAGCGCATCCGGCAGCTCGTCGCGGCGCCGGAGAGCGGCTTCCGCCTGCTCGGGCCGGCGCGACTGAGCCGCAGGCTGCGGCCTGACGAGCAGCCCCAACCGCTCGCCGCGGCCCAGCGCATCCTTCACACGCTGCTCGCCAGCAGCCGCTGA